Genomic segment of Euzebya rosea:
ATCTCGCCGACGACGGCTTCGGCGAACGTGGCGGTCAGCCCGTTGTCGAAGGTCACGTACCGCCCGGCGGGCCCGTCCGGACCGGCCAGCTCACAGGACGGCTGGACGCGTCCGGTGTCGTTGGTCGGTGCACCGAACTCCGCGATCATCGCCTCGAGGGCGACGTCGGCCGGCTGCCCGAAGTCGATGCCCCGGCCGAGCCCGTCACCCCGGAGCTCCACCGGTCCCGTCGGGGCGGATGCCCCACCACCGTCCGGACAGGTCTGCGCCCCGTCGACGCGTTCGTGGCTGACCATCGCGACCGGGCCGGCGACCAGCACCTCGGTGGGACGGGCGCACGCCAGGACGCCCTGGGTCGCCGCGGAGTCGACCTCGGGGTTGATGGCGAGGATGCCGCCGCCGTACTGGCCGACGACGGGGGCGGCGGCCAGGCCGTACGCCCATCCCTGCTCGTCGTACAGGTTGACCAGCGCCATCGGCCGAGGGGCGCCGTACCCGTCGCGCAGGACCTGGCGGAAGATGGCCGCCGCGGTTTCGTCTCGGGAGGATCCGGCCACCCGGCGGACCGGCGCGTCGACCTGCTGCATGGCTCCGGCGCTGATCGCCGAGGTCCCGCCCAGCACGGTCACGCGCCGGGGCGATCGACCCTCCAGCCACGAGGTGACGGAGGGGTGCAGCTCCTCGGTCGGGGTGAACAGGATCGGCCGACGGTCCCGGGCAGCGGCGGGGCCGGCGGCGACGCTGTCGGCCCACGCCGCGGTCGGGTTGCCGTCGGGGCCGAAGGCCCGCGCCAGGAAGACCTCGTAGGACGCGGGTGCGGCGTCGTCACCGAGGACGTAGTCGGCGACCGCGATCGCGGTCTCGTACCTGGTCGTTCCGGCGAGGCGGATGACGGGACGGTCGCCGGCCAGGGCAGCCAGCTGCGCCTCGACCTGCGGGTCGATGACGGCGGTGCCCCCGACGATGGTGAACTCGCCCTGCGGATCGAGGACGACCCGGTCGAGCTCGGCCAGGGTGTCGTCGTCCAGCGGCTGGCCCGGACTGGCGAAGAAGATCGCCCCGAAGTCCGTCAGCGCGCTGGCGGCCAGCGCGTCAGCGAACGCGGCGTCGGAGACGATCACGCCCTTGTCGACGCCGAAGTCGTTGACGGCTCGTGACAGGTTCACCGCGTACTCGGCCGGGGTGGCGCCGTCGATGCGGGCCACCGCGTCGGGCGTGTTGGAGAAGGGGGCGGGTGAGTACTGGGCGGCGGCGGGCACCGCTGACAGCACGAGCGCCAGGACGGTGACGAGCAGGGACGACGAGCGACGCACGGGAATGGCTCCTGGACTCGGGGGACGCGGGGAGCGTAGTCGCGAGGCCGGTCGAACACGGGCCGGTTCAGCGCCTCGTCACAACCGCCACCAGCCCCGTCAGCCGTAGGCGGCGCGGAGGGCGGCCAGTGCCGAGGCGACGACGGCACCGTCGTCCAGAGCCTCGAGGCGACGCGCGGTCGAGCCGGCGTTGAAGCCCATCAGGGCAGGCTGGCCGACGACCGGCAGCAGGTTGACCCACTCGGCCCATTCGCCGTCGGTGGTGCCGACGATGCGAATGCCGGCCGCGTCCTCGGCCCAGAACGGCTCGTCGAAGACCAGCACGGCCTTGTCGAGCACCCCCATGCCGAGCCGATCGATGGCCCCTCGAGTCGCGGCCGGCAGCGGCGGATCGAACGTGATCGTCCCGGCCTTCAGGACGCCGAGCGGCACGGTGACGATGACCGCATCGGCCTCGATCCGACCCCACGGCCCGGCGACCACCACCCCGTCGGGACCGTGGACGACGTCGGTCACGGGGGAGCCCAGTCGCAGGTCGTCGATCTCCTCCTCCAGCACCTCCAGCAGCGAGCGGTACCCGGCCGGCACGAGGGCGTCGCCGCCGCCGAGCTCGTCCCCCTCGCGGGCCGCATCGGGGGACACCTCGTCGAGGTCAGCGCCCAGGTCGCGCTCCAGCGACGCGACGGCCTCGTCGACGTCGTCGGTGCCCTCGTCGGTGTCCAGCTCGCGGCGATCGGCGTCGTCGTAGTCGAACTCGTGCAGGTCGACGGCGGCATCCTCGGCCAGGTCGGTCAGGGGGTTGCCGCGTGTCCCGTGGATCCAGCTGGCGCCGAGGTCCACGGGAAAGCCCAGCGAGCGGTCGGTCCACACGCGACCCCCGATCCGGTCCCGGGCCTCCAGGACCACGACGTCGATGTCCTCCTCGACCAGGGTGGCCGCGGCCGCCAGCCCTGCCGCGCCGGCGCCGATGACGACGACGGACCCGGCGTCGGCGTCGTAGGCCAGCTCCGCAGCGTCGATGCCGCTGAGCAGCGCCCCGTGCACGGTGGCCGGGTGGTCCTCGTGGACCGCTTCGCCGGCGAGGACGAGCGTGTCCCCGATCGGGGTGCGCAGGATCTCCCGGTCCTCGGGCGTCGAGCCGAGGGCGAGGAAGCTGTAGCTCCCGCCCGCCAGCGGATCAGCGGCCCAGCGGGTGACGAGGGCAGCGGTCGGCTGGGTGACGGGACGGCCGGTCGGCGGCTCGACCACCTCCTCGGCACAGGCGCCCAGCAGGACCCCGCCGGTGGCGATCGCCGTGCGGAGGACCTGCCGGCGGGTCCACGAAGGCGCGGGCATCAGGCCCGCTCCGCCCCGAGGAGGCGCTCGATGGTTGCCGGGTTCGCGGGCCACGCCTCCAGCAGTACCGACCTCGGGACCCGACGGGCGGCGAAGCGGAACGCCAGCGCCACGACGACCACGTCGTCCAGCGGCCCGATGACCGGCAGGAACTCGGGGATGAGGTCGATCGGTGACAGGACCCACAGGCCGGCCAGCGCCACGACGACCTTCGCCCGTCGGGGCACGTCCGGATGTGCCCGAAGCCGGCGGACGGTGGTCAGGCAGGCCGGGAGGAACCCCGCCAGCTCCTTCAGCGTCCCCTCGGGGAGCCGCGCGGCCAGCAGGACCATCACCGCCCACGAGGCCAGCACGACGCCGACTGTCCAGCCGACGACCTCCACGACCCGCATCGGGTCCATCATCGCCGATCCGTCCGCGCAGGGACGCGTCGCGGGTCGACCCCGGACGGCACCGCCGATCAGGGCAGGATCTCGACGTACCCCTCGGTGCCGTGGATGCGGATCCGCTGTCCGTCCCGGATCAGCTGCGTGGCGTGCTCGACGCCGACGACGGCGGGCAGCCCGTACTCGCGGGCGATCACCGCGCCGTGGGTCATCAGGCCGCCCACCTCGGTCACGAGCCCGTCGATCCCGAGGAAGGTGGGGGTCCAGCTCGGATCGGTGAACGCGGTGACCAGGATGTCGCCGGGTGCGAGATCGGCCTCGCCGATCCCGGCGACGACCCGTGCGCGTCCCTCTACGGTGCCGGCCGAGACACCGAGGCCGACCAGCGCCCCGGCAGGCACGTCGTCCCGGCGGTAGTCGCCGGTGACGACCTCGCCGTCGGAGGTGATGACCCGCGGGGGCACGAGGGCGTGGTGGGCGCGGAACGCCTCGCGACGTCGGACGACCAGCTCGTGGTCGAGATGCCGGGTGTCCACGACGTCGCGCAACTCCTGCAGCGACAGGAAGTGGATGTCGTCGGGGTCCTCGATGACGTCGGCAGCGGCCAGCCGGTCGGCCTCGCCGAGGAGCGCCTGTCGGTGGATCCAGTAGCGGACGACCATGGCGTACTTCGGGTACTCCCGGTAGCCAGCGAAGGCCCGGAGTCGGCCGATCAGCGCGTCGACCTCGGCGGCCCTGGCGTGACCGTCCGGCAGGCGCCGCACGCGCGTCAGCACCTCCTCTCGCATGGCCCGCGCACGCTGTCGTCCCTCCTCGCTACGTCGCTGCGCGGCCCCCGGTTCGGCGGTCCTGACATGGGCGAGGATCATCGGCACCAGCAGGCCGGGGCGTTCGTGCCATCGGGGGCGGGCGATGTCGATCTCGCCGACGCAGCGGACCCCGTACACGTCGAGGAAGGACTCGATCGCCGCGCGCGCCTGACCTCCACCCGGCAGGGTGCCCAGCTCCTCGAGGAGGTCCGCTGCGGTCGTGTCGGGGGCGACGCCGTCGAGGAACGCCACGACCGCCGGGTGTGGCCGGATTGCGTCGGCAACGTCCAGCAGCGCCAGCCCCATCTCGGCGGTGACGTTGCCGGACACGGACAACGCGAGGGTGTCGGCGAGGTTGCGCTCGCCGAGCCAGGCGAACAACCGCTCGTTGAGCCGTGTGGCCGCCTCGATCCCGGCCACGATCACCTGATGGCTGCGTGGGTCGAACAGCGTGGTGCGAAGCGCACGGAGGTCGTCGAGGACGAAGTCGATCAACGCCGTACCGGTCAGTCCCGCGATGCGTCGCGCACACGAGGCGTTCTCGGCGGCCATGGCGCGGATCAGGACGGCCACGGCGTCCGGTGAGGGCCCGTCCGCTGGCGGGGCGTCCGTCGGGGGCCCGTCCCCCGGTCGGGATCCCGCGGACGGGGCGGACGGCATGCCGCTGGCGTCGGGCAGGAACCCCTCGCGGGCCACGAGCGTTCGAAGGGCGTCACCGATCAGGGGGTCCGACGTGCCGAGCGCTCGGAGGAGCCCGTCGCGGGCCACCGGGGAGGACAGGGCAGCGGTGACGTCGACGAACAGCCGGCTTCCGGCATGACACATCGGGGCCGGGCTGGTCAGCTGCCACACCGAGATGCCGAGCGGCGTCATCGGGTCGGTCATCATCTGCTGGTGGCCCACGGAGACGTAGACGTGGCTGGCGTCGTCGGACGCCACGGGAACGGGGAAGAGGGTCGTGATGGCCCGGCTCTGGACCACGTGGACATCACCGTCGGCAACGCACCACTCGATGTCCTGCGGCGTCCCGAAGTGGGCCTCGATCCGTCGGCCGAGGCGGGCGAGCTCGATGGCCCTGCCGTCGGTGATCGTCTGCCCGTCCCGCCGGTCGGGGGTGGCGATCGTGCGGGACACGAGCCGGTCCTCGTGGATCGTCCAGCTGTCGGGGCTGGCGGTGCCCCCGACCAGCGCGTCACCGAGGCCCGGGACGGCCTCCACCGTGGTGAGGGTGCGGTTGCCGGTGACCGGGTCGGCGGTGAAGAGGACCCCGGCCGCGTCGGCCCGCACCATGCGCTGGACGACGACCGCCATGCGCACGGCCCGATGGTCGATGCCCTGCCGCGACCGGTAGGCGACCGCCCGTTCGGTGAACGCCGAGGCCCAGCACCTGGTGATGTGCCGCAGGACCGATGCCTGACCGGTGACGCCGAGGGAGGAGTCGTGCTGCCCGGCGAAGGAGGCGGTGGGCAGGTCCTCGACGGTCCCGCTGGACCGGACGGCCCAGGCCACGTCGTCGGCGTCGCTGGACAGGCGCGCCACGACCTCGTGCTCCAGGTCGTCGGGCAGCACGATCGCCTCGATCGACCGGCGGACGTCCTCGCAGCTGGTGCGGAGCGCGTCGGGGTCGCCGGGGTCGGTGCGTTCGAGCATGGCGAGCCGGTCGGCCAGGTCTGGGCTTCCGGCCACCACCCGGTCCCACGCCGCGGTGGTCACGACGAACCCCGGCGGGACGGTGACCTCGTCGATGCGGGTCAGCTCGCCCAGGTTGGCACCCTTGCCGCCGGCCACGGCCACCATCGCCCGGTCGACCTCGTGGATCCCCAGCACCTCGCCACCCATCGGCTCACCCTCCCATGGCCCTGCGGACCCGACGACGATGACGAGACTGTAGGTCGCCGACCAGCCGTGGTCCGGACAGGCCGATCGCCCGGCCGACCACTTGTCCGAGCCTCGAGGACGGTCCATCCTTCCTGCAGGGGATGGGGGAGGTGTGGTGCGACCCGTGTGGTTGGCCGACGCCGGGGTGGTCCCTCGCGACGCAGACTTTTGCGAGGCTCGGCCGGGCTCGTACCGTGCTCGTCTCACCCCAGCAACCCCGAGGTCGTGTCCATGAGCAAGGTGCTCACCAGTCTCCCCGCCGGCGAACGCGTCGGCATCGCCTTCTCCGGAGGGCTCGACACCTCCGTCGCCGTCGCGTGGATGCGCGAGCACGGTGCGGTGCCCTGCACCTACACCGCCGACCTGGGCCAGTACGACGACCCGGACGTGTCGGGCGTGCCGGACCGCGCGAAGGTCTACGGCGCCGAGATCGCCCGGGTGCTCGACATCCGTCGCGAGCTGGTGGAGGAGGGGTTCGCGGCGCTGGCCTGCGGGGCCTTCCACATCCGTTCGGCCGGCCGGACCTACTTCAACACCACGCCCCTGGGTCGCGCCGTCACCGGCACGCTGCTGGTCCGGGCGATGCAGGCCGACGACGTCCACATCTGGGGCGACGGGTCGACGTTCAAGGGCAACGACATCGAGCGGTTCTACCGCTACGGGCTGCTGGCCAACCCCAACCTGCGGATCTACAAGCCGTGGCTGGACGCCGACTTCGTCGAGCAGCTCGGCGGACGGGCGGAGATGAGCCGCTGGCTGGACGCCCGTGACCTGCCCTACCGCGACGCGGAGGAGAAGGCGTACTCCACCGACGCCAACATCTGGGGTGCCACCCACGAGGCCAAGGTGCTGGAGCACCTGGACACGTCGCTGGAGATCGTCCAGCCGATCATGGGCGTCCGCTTCTGGGACCCGGCCGTCGACATCGACACCGAGGACGTGACGATCGGCTTCCTGGCCGGCCGGCCACACAGCGTCAACGGCGAGGTGTTCGACGACCCCGTCGCGCTGGTCACGGCCGTCAACGCCATCGGTGGCCGCCATGGCCTCGGCATGTCGGACCAGATCGAGAACCGGATCATCGAGGCGAAGTCGCGCGGCATCTACGAGGCCCCCGGCATGGCGCTGCTGTTCCTTGCCTACGAGCGCCTGCTGGCCGCGGTGCACAACGAGGACACGCTGGCCCGCTACCACGACCAGGGACGCCAGCTCGGCCGCCTGCTGTACGAGGGCCGCTGGCTGGACCCGCAGGCGCTGATGATCCGCGAGTCGCTCCAGCGGTGGGTCGCGTCGCTGGTCACCGGCGAGGTCACCGTCCGGCTGCGGCGCGGCGAGGACTACACGATCCTCGACACGCAGGGCCAGCACTTCTCCTACGACGCCGACAAGCTGTCGATGGAGCGGGTGGACAACGCCGCGTTCGGCCCGACCGACCGCATCGGGCAGCTGACGATGCGCAACCTCGACATCGCCGACAGCCGCGACAAGCTCGAGGTCTACGCCGGTCAGCCGATCGAGCAGGGCACCGTCCTGGTCGAGCACGGGACGCTGTTCGGTGAGCTGCCGGCCGGCGGGGCGGACCAGATCATCGCCAACCCCGCGACCCCCGGGGACGAGGTCGCGGCCCTCGACGACGCTGCCATCGAGTTCGGCGCCGACTGAGCCACCGGGGGCGCCGCGGGGGGAGCACCGCGGTCCGCGAGGTGGACGACGGATGTGCACGGCCATCCCCACGAAAGTGGAGGGGTGGTGCAATAATCCGACGATGCGCCGCAGTCCCGCCGTCCTCGTCCTCGTGCTCGCGCTCCTCGCCGCGCTCCCTGCCCTCGCGCAGGGAAGCCGGTTCCCCAGCGACGACCCGGATCCCCGGGTCGGCACACCCAACGATCCGGGGTTCGACTGCAGCGAGCCCGACGACGAGGACGACGTCGACGCATGCCCGTCGGTCTACGACGAGCAGTACAACCTGTTCGGCTTCGCGCCGGAATCGACGCGGCTGACCGCGACCCACGGGCCGGGCGACCCGATGGTGTCCGGCGTGTCGGCGGACCTGGCGTGGAAGACCACGACCGGTGACCCACGGGTGGCCATCGCCATCCTCGACACCGGCGTGCGGTGGCACGACACCGAGCTTCGCCGCAAGGTCTGGCTGAACGTCGGCGAGCTGCCGGTGCCGGAGGGGGCGACCACCCACGACGCCGATGGCGACGGGGCGGTCACCGTCGACGACTGGATCGACGACAGCCGGGTCACCGACGCCAACGACAACGACCTGCTCGACGGGCAGGACCTGATCCGGGCGTTCAGCGACGGCACCGACGCCGACGACAACGGCTACGTCGACGACATCGCCGGCTGGGACTTCTTCGACGACGACAACGACCCCTCCGACGACTCCTCCTACTCCGCCGCCTCCGGCCACGGGACCGGCCGCGGTCGCGAGGCCGCCGCCGAGACCGACAACGCCCTCGGCGACGCCGGCGTGTGCCCTGACTGCCGGGTGATGATGCTGCGGGAGTACGACAGCTTCGTCCTCCCCGGTGACCGCTACGCCGCCGCGACGGTCTACGCCGCCGACAACGGTGCGCTGGTGCAGGTGGTCGCCAACGGCGTGCTGACCAACTCCGCATCGGCCCGCGAGGCCGCGGCCCACGCCGCGGCCAGCGGCATGGCGTTGATGCACGTCTCCTCCGACCTCAACACCGCCAACCACAACTACCCGACCAACTACCGCCAGAGCGTCTTCATCAACGGCTGCGTCACCGACACCCACGGGCTGGGCACCGAGGTCCCCGGCCTGCAGCCGGTCGTGGACGCCCTCGGGATCATCGACTCCCAGGTGCCGCCGACGACGTACTTCCGCCAGTCCAACCTCACCCAGCACGGCGAGCACGCTGCTGTCTGCTTCATGGCCGAGACGGGTTCGCAGGCGACCGGCCAGGCCGGCGGGGCGGCGGGCCTGCTGCACTCGCGCGCGCTGCAGGTGTTCGGCGAGCCGTTGACCAGCGACGAGGTCAAGCAGCTGCTGACCATGACCGCCGACGACGTCACCGCGGCCGACACCGGCGTGGTCGGCACGCCCGACCCCGCCCAGGACGGCTTCGACCCGCACTTCGGCTACGGCCGGGCCAACCTCGCCGCCGCGGTCGCCGCCGTCGGGCCGGGCACCGTCCCGCCGGAGGCGTGGATCGACGACCCCGCCTGGTGGACGCTGGTCGACCCCGTCACCACGACCGAGCTGGAGGTCCGCGGTCACGTGGCGGCCGAGCGGTCCACCGGCTGGTCCTACGAGCTGCAGTGGGCCCCCGGCAACGCCCCGCTGGACACCGACTTCACCACCGTGGCCGAGGGCGACGGCACCGCGCCCGTCGACGAGCTGCTGGGGACGATCCCGATGGCCGACGTCGCCGCCGCCGTCCCCGGCGCGGCCGACGGCACACCGCCGTCGGATCCCGACGAGCGGACCTTCACCGTCCGCCTGGTCGCCACCGACGCCGACGGCAACCGCGGCGAGGACCGCAAGGTCTACTTCGCCCACCACGACCCGGCCGCCCACGACGGCTGGCCGATCTTCACCGACTCCGGCGGGGAGACCTCGCTGGTGTTCGCCGACCTCGACGGCGACGGGACCAGCGAGATCATCGACGCCGACTCCTCCGGTCGGCTGTGGGTCCGCGATCACACCGGCGGGACCGTCCCGTGGTTCAACGACGGCGATCCGTTCCTGCTGCCGCCGGCGTTCTTCCACCACCCGGGGTCGGCCGCCCACACCACCGGTGCCGTCCCTGCGGTCACCGGTGGGTGGCGCACCCCGGCGGTGGCCGACATCGACGGCGACCTGTCGGCCGACATCGTCGGCATGACCTTCGACGGTCGGCTGTTCGCGCTGGACCGCCACGGCGTCGTGCTCGACGGGTTCCCCGTGTCGGTCGACCCAGCGCTGGCGGCGAGTCCGACCAGCACCGACCATCGCAAGCGCGGGTTCCTGGCCGCTCCCACCATCGCCGACCTCGACGGCGACGGGACCCGCGAGGTCATCGCCGCCGCGCTGGACGGCCACCTCTACGTGTGGGCCGGCGACGGCACCCTCCACGACGGCTTCCCGCTGCGCCTGGCCGACCCCGCGGAGGAGGAGTACATCGGCGGCGAGCTGATCGGCACCCCCGCCGTCGGCGACGTCGACGGCGACGGGGACCTCGAGATCGTGTCGGGCTCCTCGGAGGTCTACGGCGCCACCCAGCCGACCCCGGGTGGCATCGAGGACACCGTCGGCGGGTTGGTGACCAACCTGGCGGCCAACGCCATCGGCGGATCCAGCCGCCTGTACGTGGTGCACCACGACGGCACGTTCGCCGACGGCTGGCCCGTTGCCGTCAACGGCCTGCTTCCCGACATCCTCCCCCTGGTCGGGCCGCAGCACATCCCGGCGCTGGCCGACGTCGACGGGGACGGCGACGACGAGATCGCCTACTCCATCACCACCGGCGACCTGACGCTGTACGACGGCGACGGGTCGACGATCCGCGCCTACACCGACGAGCTGCCCTCCAGTCCCACCCTGCCCGTGGCGCTGAACCTGTTCGAGTACCCCGCCATCGGCGACCTCGACGGCGACGGCGGCCTGGACGTGGTGAAGGGCGGGTTGTCGGCGACCGGCGCGGTCAACCTGGTGCTGGTCGGGCAGAACCTGCCCCAGCAGCACCTGGTGCAGGCCTGGTCGATGGACGCCACCCCGGCCCGGCCCGGCTGGCCGGTCGAGCACGACGACTACCAGCTGCTGTCGGCCCCGGCGATCGCCGACGTCGACGGCGTGGCCGGTGCCGAGGTGCTCGCCACGTCGGGCCGGTACCTGCTGCGGGGCTACGGCGGCGACGGCAGCGAGGTCGACGGCTTCCCCAAGCTGACCGGTGGTTGGGTCATCGGGACCCCGCCGGTGGGTGACGTCGACGGTGACGGCCTGGTCGAGATCGGCGTGGGCACCCGCGAGGGCTGGCGGTTCCTGTGGGACACCGACACCCCGGTCGGGCAGCTGGACTGGACCAGCGAGGGCCACGACCCGTGCCACACCGCCAACCACGGCACCGACTGCACGCCGCCGGCGCGGGTCACCGACCTCACCGTCGACGGGTCGACGGCGACGTTCGCCCCGACCGGCGACGACGGCCGCATCGGCGAGGCGGTGCGCTACGAGGTCCGGGGGGCGTCCCGGCCGATCACCAGCTTCGAGGCGTGGACGGCCGCCACGGTCCTGACCGACGACCTGACCCCGTCGACGGCCGACGGGCCGCTGGCAGTCGACCTTCCTGCCGGGGTCACGGAGGTCGCGGTCGTGGCCCACGACACGGCCGAGGTGGTCGTGGTCGCCCGGGCCGACGAGTACGCCGACGCCCTGGCGGGGGCCCCGCTCGCGGTGCAGGAGGACGCGCCGCTGCTGCTGTCCACCCGCGACGCGCTGTCCCCGGCGACGGCGGCGGAGGTGACCCGGCTGGGCGCGACCCGCGCGATCGTGCTGGGCGGCACCGCCGCGCTGGCGCCCGAGGTCGCCGAGGACCTGGCCGAGCTGGGGGTGCAGGTGGCCCGCATCGAGGGGCCGACCCGGTTCCACACGGCCGCGGCGATCGCCGAGGCCTTCCCCGCCGATGGCGAGGCCCTGCTGGTGGAGGGGATCAACGCCGACCCGACCC
This window contains:
- a CDS encoding cell wall-binding repeat-containing protein, encoding MRRSPAVLVLVLALLAALPALAQGSRFPSDDPDPRVGTPNDPGFDCSEPDDEDDVDACPSVYDEQYNLFGFAPESTRLTATHGPGDPMVSGVSADLAWKTTTGDPRVAIAILDTGVRWHDTELRRKVWLNVGELPVPEGATTHDADGDGAVTVDDWIDDSRVTDANDNDLLDGQDLIRAFSDGTDADDNGYVDDIAGWDFFDDDNDPSDDSSYSAASGHGTGRGREAAAETDNALGDAGVCPDCRVMMLREYDSFVLPGDRYAAATVYAADNGALVQVVANGVLTNSASAREAAAHAAASGMALMHVSSDLNTANHNYPTNYRQSVFINGCVTDTHGLGTEVPGLQPVVDALGIIDSQVPPTTYFRQSNLTQHGEHAAVCFMAETGSQATGQAGGAAGLLHSRALQVFGEPLTSDEVKQLLTMTADDVTAADTGVVGTPDPAQDGFDPHFGYGRANLAAAVAAVGPGTVPPEAWIDDPAWWTLVDPVTTTELEVRGHVAAERSTGWSYELQWAPGNAPLDTDFTTVAEGDGTAPVDELLGTIPMADVAAAVPGAADGTPPSDPDERTFTVRLVATDADGNRGEDRKVYFAHHDPAAHDGWPIFTDSGGETSLVFADLDGDGTSEIIDADSSGRLWVRDHTGGTVPWFNDGDPFLLPPAFFHHPGSAAHTTGAVPAVTGGWRTPAVADIDGDLSADIVGMTFDGRLFALDRHGVVLDGFPVSVDPALAASPTSTDHRKRGFLAAPTIADLDGDGTREVIAAALDGHLYVWAGDGTLHDGFPLRLADPAEEEYIGGELIGTPAVGDVDGDGDLEIVSGSSEVYGATQPTPGGIEDTVGGLVTNLAANAIGGSSRLYVVHHDGTFADGWPVAVNGLLPDILPLVGPQHIPALADVDGDGDDEIAYSITTGDLTLYDGDGSTIRAYTDELPSSPTLPVALNLFEYPAIGDLDGDGGLDVVKGGLSATGAVNLVLVGQNLPQQHLVQAWSMDATPARPGWPVEHDDYQLLSAPAIADVDGVAGAEVLATSGRYLLRGYGGDGSEVDGFPKLTGGWVIGTPPVGDVDGDGLVEIGVGTREGWRFLWDTDTPVGQLDWTSEGHDPCHTANHGTDCTPPARVTDLTVDGSTATFAPTGDDGRIGEAVRYEVRGASRPITSFEAWTAATVLTDDLTPSTADGPLAVDLPAGVTEVAVVAHDTAEVVVVARADEYADALAGAPLAVQEDAPLLLSTRDALSPATAAEVTRLGATRAIVLGGTAALAPEVAEDLAELGVQVARIEGPTRFHTAAAIAEAFPADGEALLVEGINADPTRGWPDALAASALGGTAGVPVLLTAADVLPPATAVALAGRSDVTIVGGTAAVSQAVATQVEEAVGRVTRIAGATRTETARVVAEEALDRGAAAAVVWLATTTAFPDGLVAGAAAAHEGGVLLLVDRDALSADAPAAAFLTTHREALSRIRIAGGVAAVSTAVQEAVAALLG
- a CDS encoding flavin monoamine oxidase family protein, yielding MPAPSWTRRQVLRTAIATGGVLLGACAEEVVEPPTGRPVTQPTAALVTRWAADPLAGGSYSFLALGSTPEDREILRTPIGDTLVLAGEAVHEDHPATVHGALLSGIDAAELAYDADAGSVVVIGAGAAGLAAAATLVEEDIDVVVLEARDRIGGRVWTDRSLGFPVDLGASWIHGTRGNPLTDLAEDAAVDLHEFDYDDADRRELDTDEGTDDVDEAVASLERDLGADLDEVSPDAAREGDELGGGDALVPAGYRSLLEVLEEEIDDLRLGSPVTDVVHGPDGVVVAGPWGRIEADAVIVTVPLGVLKAGTITFDPPLPAATRGAIDRLGMGVLDKAVLVFDEPFWAEDAAGIRIVGTTDGEWAEWVNLLPVVGQPALMGFNAGSTARRLEALDDGAVVASALAALRAAYG
- a CDS encoding YkvA family protein, which translates into the protein MDPMRVVEVVGWTVGVVLASWAVMVLLAARLPEGTLKELAGFLPACLTTVRRLRAHPDVPRRAKVVVALAGLWVLSPIDLIPEFLPVIGPLDDVVVVALAFRFAARRVPRSVLLEAWPANPATIERLLGAERA
- the rph gene encoding rifamycin-inactivating phosphotransferase, whose amino-acid sequence is MGGEVLGIHEVDRAMVAVAGGKGANLGELTRIDEVTVPPGFVVTTAAWDRVVAGSPDLADRLAMLERTDPGDPDALRTSCEDVRRSIEAIVLPDDLEHEVVARLSSDADDVAWAVRSSGTVEDLPTASFAGQHDSSLGVTGQASVLRHITRCWASAFTERAVAYRSRQGIDHRAVRMAVVVQRMVRADAAGVLFTADPVTGNRTLTTVEAVPGLGDALVGGTASPDSWTIHEDRLVSRTIATPDRRDGQTITDGRAIELARLGRRIEAHFGTPQDIEWCVADGDVHVVQSRAITTLFPVPVASDDASHVYVSVGHQQMMTDPMTPLGISVWQLTSPAPMCHAGSRLFVDVTAALSSPVARDGLLRALGTSDPLIGDALRTLVAREGFLPDASGMPSAPSAGSRPGDGPPTDAPPADGPSPDAVAVLIRAMAAENASCARRIAGLTGTALIDFVLDDLRALRTTLFDPRSHQVIVAGIEAATRLNERLFAWLGERNLADTLALSVSGNVTAEMGLALLDVADAIRPHPAVVAFLDGVAPDTTAADLLEELGTLPGGGQARAAIESFLDVYGVRCVGEIDIARPRWHERPGLLVPMILAHVRTAEPGAAQRRSEEGRQRARAMREEVLTRVRRLPDGHARAAEVDALIGRLRAFAGYREYPKYAMVVRYWIHRQALLGEADRLAAADVIEDPDDIHFLSLQELRDVVDTRHLDHELVVRRREAFRAHHALVPPRVITSDGEVVTGDYRRDDVPAGALVGLGVSAGTVEGRARVVAGIGEADLAPGDILVTAFTDPSWTPTFLGIDGLVTEVGGLMTHGAVIAREYGLPAVVGVEHATQLIRDGQRIRIHGTEGYVEILP
- a CDS encoding cell wall-binding repeat-containing protein; translation: MRRSSSLLVTVLALVLSAVPAAAQYSPAPFSNTPDAVARIDGATPAEYAVNLSRAVNDFGVDKGVIVSDAAFADALAASALTDFGAIFFASPGQPLDDDTLAELDRVVLDPQGEFTIVGGTAVIDPQVEAQLAALAGDRPVIRLAGTTRYETAIAVADYVLGDDAAPASYEVFLARAFGPDGNPTAAWADSVAAGPAAARDRRPILFTPTEELHPSVTSWLEGRSPRRVTVLGGTSAISAGAMQQVDAPVRRVAGSSRDETAAAIFRQVLRDGYGAPRPMALVNLYDEQGWAYGLAAAPVVGQYGGGILAINPEVDSAATQGVLACARPTEVLVAGPVAMVSHERVDGAQTCPDGGGASAPTGPVELRGDGLGRGIDFGQPADVALEAMIAEFGAPTNDTGRVQPSCELAGPDGPAGRYVTFDNGLTATFAEAVVGEMFFDGWFVDGGALSTPEGVTVGSTSRELEAIHAHDYVLAEGSTEEFPPPIGYVDTVRGPIDAILDGNVPDSRVTSLYGGGALQFCE
- the argG gene encoding argininosuccinate synthase — encoded protein: MSKVLTSLPAGERVGIAFSGGLDTSVAVAWMREHGAVPCTYTADLGQYDDPDVSGVPDRAKVYGAEIARVLDIRRELVEEGFAALACGAFHIRSAGRTYFNTTPLGRAVTGTLLVRAMQADDVHIWGDGSTFKGNDIERFYRYGLLANPNLRIYKPWLDADFVEQLGGRAEMSRWLDARDLPYRDAEEKAYSTDANIWGATHEAKVLEHLDTSLEIVQPIMGVRFWDPAVDIDTEDVTIGFLAGRPHSVNGEVFDDPVALVTAVNAIGGRHGLGMSDQIENRIIEAKSRGIYEAPGMALLFLAYERLLAAVHNEDTLARYHDQGRQLGRLLYEGRWLDPQALMIRESLQRWVASLVTGEVTVRLRRGEDYTILDTQGQHFSYDADKLSMERVDNAAFGPTDRIGQLTMRNLDIADSRDKLEVYAGQPIEQGTVLVEHGTLFGELPAGGADQIIANPATPGDEVAALDDAAIEFGAD